In Fimbriimonadaceae bacterium, the genomic window ATCGTTCTCCTTGACCACGAGGTCGTGGATGGGTACCACGGGAAGGCTTCTCCCCATTCGGCGCCATGTTCGCCCGTCATCAGGGCTAATGAGTACGCCCGTCTCGGTACCTGCGTAGAGCAGTCCGCGGCGAACCGGGTCCTCGCGCACGACTCGCACAAACGAGTCCTTTGGCATTCCGCCATCGATCCGCTGCCAGGTCTTGCCGAGGTCGGACGTGACGAAGGCATAGGGCGCGTGGTCATCGTTCTCGTGATTGTCCACCGCAAGGTAGGAAACATTGGCATCGTGTGGCGACGCCTCGATCATGCTGCAAAGTCCCCACTCTGGGAGCTCTTTGGGCGTCACATTCGCCCAGCTCTTCCCTCCATCGGTTGTCACGTGAACCAGCCCGTCGTCGGATCCCGCCCAAATCAGCCCCCTGCGTCTGGGCGATTCTGCCAGCGTGAAAACGGTGCCGTAATACTCGACGCTGGTGTTGTCCTTCGTGATCGGACCGCCGCTCGACTGCATCTTCGATTTATCGTTCCGGGTGAGGTCGGGGCTGATTTTCTGCCAAGACTCGCCGAGGTTCGTCGATACGAGAACATACTGCGACGAGGTGTAAAGGCGGTTAGCGTCGTGAGGCGAGAAGACGATCGGAAACGTCCACTGGAACCGGTGCTCGAGGTCCGCCGCACCCGCACCCATCGGGTTATCCGGCCATGGGTTGACGTCGCGCGATTCGTTCGTTCGGTGATTGAACAAGCTGAGGTACCCGCCATAGCTACCACCAAAGACGAGATCAGGATTCTTGGGGTGAGCGGCGACGTAGCCGCTTTCGCCCCCCGCAGTCTCCTCGTAGCCGCGCAGTCCGCCTTGGCCCCCGCGAACCTTCATGCGAACCGTCGAGTTGTCCTGCTGCGCACCGAGCAATCGGTAGGGAAAGTCGCTGTCGGTTGAGACGTGATAGAACTGCGCGGTCGCAAAGTCCTGCTCCGACCACGTTCTCCCTCCATCCGTCGAAACCGTTGCACCACCATCGTTCGCCACGATCATGCGAGTGGGGTCGTCAGGATCGATCCACATGTCGTGGTTGTCCGGATGGCGAGCGAACATGGTCGAATAGGTCTTTCCGCCGTCGCTTCCCCGACCAATAGCCACGTTGAGGATGAAGGATTTCTCCTTATCCTTGGGGTCAGGAATGATGTGGGTGTAGTACCACGCGCGTTGCCGCCAGTTGCGGTTGGAGTTGCCCGCCTTCCACGTGGCGCCGCCATCGTCGCTCGTGTATACGCCCCCTTGGTCTGCTTCGATAATCGCGTAAACACGCTTGGGATCGGCCGGTGAAAATGCCACGCCAACCTTTCCCCACAAGCCGATGGGCAGTCCCGGATTCACCGCGATATCCTTCCACGTCTCGCCTCCATCCTTGCTCTGCCAGAGTCGGCTGCCTTCTCCACCGCTGTTTAGCGAATAAGGAGTGCGCCATGCGGTCCACGTTGCTGCGATCAGGTGGTCAGCGTTCGACGGGTCAAGGGTCAAGGAAATTGCGCCCGAACGGTCGTCGACATAGAGAGTCTTCTTCCACGTCTTTCCGCCGTCCACCGACTTGTAAACTCCGCGCTCAGGATGGGGGCCATACACATGGCCAAGCGCCGCAACCCAGACGGTGTCGGGATTCTTGGGATGAATGCGGACCTTCCCGATGAAGCGCGTATCCGCAAGGCCCATATGGGTCCACGTGCGCCCGGCATCGGTCGATTTATAAACACCATCTCCAGGGCTGATGTTTCCCCGGATGTCGCACTCGCCCATGCCGACATAGACCACGTCAGGGTTACTTTCACTCACTGCCACGGCCCCGACCGATCCCCATTTTAAAAACCCGTCGGTCACGCATCGCCAGTTCTGGCCGGAATCGGTGGACTTCCAAACTCCTCCGCCGGTGGTGCCCATGTAGAATTCGGCCGGACGTCCCTTGACGCCGCTCACTGCCACCGAACGTCCACCGCGATCAGGTCCGATGCCGCGCCACGAGAGATCGCCGGCAGCGGCGTCGAAGGGTGTCTGGGCGATCCCCGCAAAGGGCAAAACAACGAATAGCAAAAAGGCCCGCCGAAGCATGACCTTTACTCTAGCATCCGAAGGCGCGGAGCGTGGGTGCGGGGTCTGGGGCCCCGCATCCCATTGAAGTTACGCCTGGCTCGTTCGTGCGCGGCGCTTGCGGAAGGCAACAGCGAGTCCAGAGCCAACCATTACCCAGGTAGCGGGTTCCGGAACGGGCGTTGCGACGTTGAAGAACATCAGGTCGACCTGTTGGGCGTTCTGAACAAGGTCGCTTCTAGTCAAGGTCAGCTCGATTCGCCCAACGTTTTGCAGATTGCCAACGTGGACAACGCCACCTTGTCCGAAGTTCGGATCGGCGGCCGTATCCTGCACATAGAAGCGAGTGGAGAGTCCCACCGCCGCTCGCTGAGTCCAGCTCGTCGAGAAATATCCCTGAGTTCCCGGTGCGGAAGAGTCGTACTCCGCAATCGTGTTCCAGGTGTTGACGTCGATCTGGACGTTGGTGCTGTCCCAGGCCGAAAGCGTGTACTCGTAGCCGTTGTGGATATTGCCGATGAGCATCTGGCCGCCAGAACCCCAGGCGTAGCCAGCCGAAAAGTTAAAGGTGACGGTGCTGCCGAGTCCGTTCTGCCCATGAATCTGGAATTCGTTGGAGAACAGGTTGTTGGCGCCCGTAATCGCATAAGGCATGCCCCAGGTCCCAGGAGCGGCGGCAAAACCTGGATGAGCGTCGAATCCCGATATTGTGCCTGCTGCACTTGTATTCGAGTAGGAATATCCGCTGGACGAGAATTGCGCCGTCCAGTCTTTCCAGTCATATTGGGCGTTCGCCGTCATCGCAGATACTGCCGTTAAGGCCAGCGTTACACATCGCCATCCCTTTCTGGAACTGCCGTGGGCGCGAAGCGCCGATACTTCCCTCTTAACCTGTTGTTCTCGTTTCATTTGGTTTCCTCGTTCGACCTGTGGGATCACTTGCTATCGATCGCCATTCAGGTTCGTATCGGGGTGGTGGCCTGTCACCCGGAGAACGTGGCGAGAACGTGCGACAAAGCCAATAGATTGGGACCTTTGGCCCACCAACCCGCGGCGAACAACAGTGGAGTTCTGCGAGTCACGTTCACCGTCCTGGAACACCGGACCGCACCATAACGTTGCACATGGCAAGGCCTTAAGGCCCCGGAGGGCTGGTATGTTGTTTGCTTCGATCTTGTTCTCGTGCTCGACGCTGCTTGCCGATGCTGAATGCGGAGCTCTGCCAAAACTCGGCACAACCGTCAACACGTTCAGTAAGAACCTGCGGACCATCTTCCAGGACCGAAAGGGCCACTATTGGTTCGGAAGCGACGGCGAAGGGGTAACCCGATACGACGGCAAAGGACTCGTTCGCTTCACGACGAAGGACGGGCTGCCAGGCGACCAGGTCAACGGCATCCAGGAAGACAGAAAAGGAAACCTGCACTTCACCACCAGCGGCGGAATCGGAAAGTACGACGGCAAGTCTTTCACCACCTTGAAGCCCGTGGTCATGGACGCGCCTGACAAAGGTTGGCGGATGCACAAGGACGATCTTTGGTTCGCTTGGGGGTCAAAGGACGGCGGGCCTTCGCGCTACGACGGCAATACGCTCTACTCTCTGCGCTTTCCGAAACACCACCTCGAAGACGCCAAGCTCGAACTCAAGCCGGCGTCGAGCATGTACGCGATCTACACGATCTACAAAGATAGGAAGGGGCACCTCTGGTTTGGTACCGCCGATGCGGGTCTTTGCCGCTACGACGGGAAGACGATCAACTGGCTCTATGAGGAGCACTTGACAACTGCCCCGAACGGCGGGTCGTTCGGCATCCGATCGATCATTGAAGACCGTGACGGCAGGCTCTGGATCTGCAATACGCGGAACAGATTCTTGGTCTCACCTAAGAACCGTTCGTCGCACGGCCTGATCGAGTACAAGGCGGACGAGGGGACGGGCAGCCTGAAGTCTGTCGTCGGCATGGAATCCCTCTACTTTCAATCGGTCGTCAAGGGCAAGGAGGGCGATCTCTGGATGATGCCCTGGGGTGGGGGAATCCTCCGCTACGATGGCAAAAAGGTGACCCACTACCCGGTCAAAGACGGTGATGAAGACGCGTACATGAGCCAGATCTACAAGGATCGCAAGGGCGGCTTGTGGATCGCCAGTCAGACGGGTGGCCCCTACAGGTTCAACGGCAAGTCGTTTGAGAGGTTCCTGCCATCCGGAATCGAGAGCCGGCGGTGACTTCGCTCTAGCTGTACCGACAATGGACAAGCCTATGATCGGAGGGCAAGCTTGGCCGCGATTCCAACCGCTGCCGTGCCCGCCAGAACAAGCAGCGCACAGCGAAGTACGTAAGACCAGCCGGATGATGCATCTACAAAGCTCAGGCCAAGTCCATAGAGCGACACGCCGATCACGAACAACGCGAAGGCAAGCAGACTTCTCGCTGCCCGATGCCGTCCATGCTCGTCCTTTCCGCCATCGGTCTTCACTACCGAGTTAAGTGTACGAGAACGATTTAGGATGTCGTCACTTTAACGCGGCTAAAAGGGTGTCAGTGAATTTGGCAGGCTGCTCAAGCCACGGGAAGTGGCCGCACTTCTCGATCCAAGTCATCGAGGTCTGGGGCAGCAGATCTTTGATTTGAAAGGCCGTGCTCGGGTCAATGGGGTCTTGTCGGCCCTGGAATCAGCACGGCCGGTCCCTTGTAACGTGTGGCGGATTATGCAAGCGGCACGGTTAGCCGTAAGTCGACATCTGATGGACCTGGCTTGACAAGAACCGGCGTTCCTATTACCAAGCCCTCGGCCGAATGTCGACTGACGGAGACCTGAAATGATGACCGCGTTGTTAACCCTGCTCGTTGCCATTCAAAACCAGCCGATGGAGGTCTCCTCCAGTGAAGGCACGCTGAGAGTCGAGCGCCTCGCTTCGCTCGAATACCCCTGGGGCATGTGCTACCTGCCCGATGGCCGGCTGCTCATCACCGAGAAGCCGGGACGGCTGCGCATGTGGACCGACGGTGTCCTCTCCGCGCCCATAAAGGGCGTCCCGAAGGTGGTGTATCACGACCAAGGCGGCTTGCTGGATGTGGAGCGCGATCCGAACTTCGACCAAAACCAGCTGATCTACCTCTATTTTGTTGAGGCAGCGAGCCGGCAACCCGGCGCGCGCGACCCATGGGACCCAAGAATCGGACCAAAGCCGAAGCGGGTGGACAACACGCTCAAGGGTGGTGCGGTCGCGCGGGCCAAGCTGGTCGGCGATCGTCTCGAGGGCCTTAGAGTGATCTGGCGACAGGTGCCCAAAACGATCGGCCGAGGGCACTTCGGCGGACGGATCGTTTTCGACGGAAGCGACCGGCTCTACATCACATCGGGCGACCGCCAGCGGTTCACGCCGGCCCAAAATCGGAAAAGCAGCCTCGGCAAGGTTGTACGTATCGCGTCGAACGGCTCCATCCCGGTCGACAATCCTTGGCAAGGCAGCGATCTTTGGTCCGTGGGACACCGGAATCCGCTCAGCGCAGCCATCGATCCTGAAACCGGAAGGCTCTGGATCGCCGAGATGGGTCCGCTCGGCGGCGACGAGCTGAACGTGCCCACGGCCAAACGGAACTATGGCTGGCCGGTGGTGAGCAACGGCGACAACTACGACCGCTCCCCCATTCCCGATCACAACACACGGCCGGAATTCGTCCAACCTGTCATCACGTGGAGTCCGGTGATTTCTCCGAGCGGCATGATCTTCTATCGAGGCGACATGTTCCCCGCTTGGAAGGGCGATGCGCTCATCGGAGGCTTGTCTTCCATGGCGCTCGTTCGGGTCAGCATCGATGGCAACCAGGCCAAGGAGGCCGAGCGCATCCAACTCGGTCGGCGAATCCGCGACGTCATCGAAGCGGACGATGGCTCGTTGCTTCTGCTGGTGGACGCGAAACGGGGCGGCATGCTGCGGTTGTCACGGAAACCCTAGCCGGTTCGGAACAGGGTCGCCCGCAATCCCCAGTTCCTAAGTGAAATTCCGGAAAGAAACATACACCAGGACCAAACCCACCAGGACGAGGCAAGCTGCGGCAGCAACGGGCACCCGATTGTAGGGTAACCAAGAGACGATTAAATAGGCTCCGGCGCCAATGAAGAGCATGCCGAATAAAAACGCGGCTATAGCCCAACCCAGTCTTGCTAGTCCTGTTCCCCGTTGTTGAGACATGGCTCCTTTCCCACGGCGTCCGCATCTAGCATACGCGAACCCTCGGTGGGTGCCGATGGGGTCCGAGGACCGCGTGTCATCCCTTCGCCAGCTGGGTGGCTCGTTCCGCCATCACCACCGCACGCAGCCCGTTGTCCTCGGTAAGAAGCCGTTCGTTTGAAGGGTTGGCGATCCACGCCCTCTGGTCGGCGATCATGGACCTCAGCAGCCGCCCATAGACATGCATCTTTTCCTCTCGATCGCCGCCGTGCATGACGATGCGCTGGGTGGCCCGATGTCGCTTGTGGCGCGCGGTGAACTCGCGGTCGGTACCACCGTACATCGTGGTGACGTCGAACGTCGCACCCGGAAAGGTCTCGATCAGGGCCTTTGCCTCCGCGTCGTCGACGAGAGCCTCCAGCCGGAAGCGGGTCGGCACCCACTCCTCCATCACGATGTCGCCTCGCTCGAACAAGATACGGAACTCTTGCCGGTCCATGCGGTTCGCCTGCGTGAAGCTATGCAGGAAGTGGGCGTTTACACCGCCGTAGCGGGCCATGCATTCGACTTGCTCTTCCAGGCCCGAGTCGGGCCGAAGGTTCCGCGAGGCGCAAACGACCTCGCCCTCGCCGAACCAGTGGGCGAACAGGTCGAAAAAGTGGACGCCATGTTCAAGGAAGATGCCTCCGCTGATGTCCAAGTTCCAGAACCAGTGGTCTGGAGCCAGCCCCTCGTCACACGCGAAGTTGTCGAACCTGGCAAACAGCGGTTCACCTATCAGCCCGCGGTCGATGAGCGCCTTGACTTGAGCGACCAGGGGGTTATAGAGCTGCATCTGGTTGGCCACGCAGGCGAGCCCCTTATCCCTCGCGGTCTGGACCAGTCGAGACGCCTTCTCGGCCGTGAGGGCGAGCGGCTTTTCCACGATCACGTGCTTCCCGGCCGACAGCGCAGCAAGTGCTTGATCGAAGTGCAGGCTCGGTGGCGTACCGATGTAGATCAGGTCGACGTCGCTCCGCTCGAGCAGGGCTTCAAAGGTCAGCGGATCGCCAAGGTTGAAGCGGTCGCCGGCGCGGACCTGTGGCTCGCGCGAGGTCTCGCTATAGGCGGCAAGGCGAACACCCTCGACCTGCTCGAACTGCTGGCAAGCGAAGATCGCGAAACCGCCCATCCCGACGACGCCGATGCGGAGCTCCATATTCTCCATCTGACGCCGAATTGCCGCTCAAGCGTCCGCGTATGCCACGCCGAGACCGCTCTTACTGCTGACGAGCTGCCTTGATCGATTTCGAAGACTTGGATTTGGCGCCGGGCTGATTCTGGGTCATCCGAAGTAGCGACTTTCGATTTTCGGCTGGTCTCGAGCACAATGAGCTGCCGGCCCGATCAACTTTGGCGAACCACTGGGGCGCTCGCCGGTAGCCCAGCAAGGGAGATTAGATCACCATGTCATCGATTGGGAATCAGGGTCCGATTTCGAAGCGAATCGCAATCGCACATGTCTTCGCGATGCAACTCGCGTTGGTGGCGGCGGCAGCAGGCGGTTCTGGACGGTGGGATTACGTCGTTGCGCCACAGCATCCGACGGCGACTAACACGCAGCTGAAAGGCGTCACCGCACTCAGCCGCAATGACGCCTGGGCGGTCGGACGCTGGTTCGACCCAAACGTCAAGATCCAGACTCTGCACTGGGACGGATCCGCGTGGAGCTTCATCCAGCCTCCCAGCACGCAGCACCTGGGTGGAACACCCGACTTGGATGGTGTCGATCATGCGACCAACGGAGATGTCTGGGCGGTTGGCAATGTTTACACCGGTTATCCGACAGACAACAATCCGCTGGTGTTGCGTTGGAGAAAGGGCAGTTGGGATTATGTCGACAAGATCCGCTTTGGCAAGTCCGACGTCTATCCGTACGCCGAGCGGGGAGGGGTGGCCCACGACGTGGAGTGCATTGCGGAGAACGACGTCTGGGTAGTCGGATATGCCGCAGGTCATGGATTCGACGCCGCCCTCATTCCCATGGCATCACACTGGGACGGCAGCGGGTGGACCGAATTCGAGGTGCCATGGTATGGCAACAGGCACAACATCATCAACAGCATCTCGGGATCGGGGCCTAACGATATCTGGGCGGTCGGAAGCTATCGCAACGTTGCCGAAAACTACCACGCCTTCATGGTGCACTGGGATGGTTCTCACTGGTCGAAAGTGTCCATTCCCACCGAAGACATGCCCGGAGATTCCCTCTGGGATGTCGTCGCCATCGCTCCCAACGACGCTTGGGCCGTGGGATCGGTCAATGCCGGCGGAGTCATGATGCACTGGGACGGATCGGGCTGGACCCTGTATGCCGACCCTTCCGCCATGCCACGCGGATTCAGCTACCTCGCACCCATCGCATGGAACGACATCTGGGCTGTCGCGGGCGACAACAGCTTCTGGCACTTCGACGGCATTGCCTGGACTTGGCATAGCAACCCTTCCGTACCGGGAGCCACGTCGTGGTGGCGGAGCGGCGGGCTAGCGGCATCCGGACGCAATGATGTCTGGTGCGTGGGCGGCTGGTCGGATGGCTCCTTGAGCTACAACCTCATCGAGCGATACCGCCTCAAGCCAGGTCGCGATCCCCGCCCGGGCTTTCCCTCCGACTAACCGTCTCTGCGATTGACCTTCGTGCGCCGGAGCGCCGCAAGTCCAATGGCTAACGCAGCCAGCGTCGCGGGTTCGGGGACGACGTACCGGAAACTCAAGGCCATATCGGCCGGAACCCCGAATTGCTCGCTCCACGGGAAGGGATCGGTTCCGCGACCGAACTCGCCCCCAGGATTGTGGCCATAGCTTTCGCTCCAGTCCACATCGCGCGAGTTGACCAGCCAAAACCATTGACCGCCCGAACCAAATGATCGCTTTACCCAGGCAGACAGCCAGATCTTCCCCGGAAAGAAGATGTCGCCGACATCGAAGTGAAGGTTGCCTTGATCGTACGTGCCCGTATAGATTCGATCGATGGCGTCGAACCCTGGCGCCGAGCCGACCCCAAGGAAAACGCCCTCGTTGAATTCAGGCTGCCCATGCTCGACTCCATAAATCGTGACGTCCCATACCGGTGTCGCAAAGTTCAGCACGATATCGTCGAAGCTGGCGGTCGTGAAGCCCGGGTAGTCCGGGAACTCTTGGGAGATGTAGCCGAGGCCGGACCCGTCAGGCAACTTTTCGTAATAGGACCATTGAGCCGCAGCTGCCGCAGGCAGCAGGGCGGCGAGGATGACACTTCGAAACATCAGATTCTCCTTGCCCCGTGAGGGGGCTTGACGTTGCGCCCGAACCGCCATCTGCCGAACACGGCGAGCCCAAGGGCCATCGCTGCGAGAGCGGCCGGCTCGGGCAGCTCCGCGTACCGCACGGTCATGGCGGAGTCGGCGGGCATGCCGAAGTTGTATCGCCAAGGGAACGGATCTGAGCCGAGACCTAACCCTCCGCCAGGGTTGTGGCCGTAGTTCTCGCTCCAGTCGACCGTTCGACTATTGACTAGCCAAAACCACTGGCCCCCATTGCTGTAAGGTCGCCGTACCCACGCCGACACCCAGATCGTGCCGGAATACACGTCGCCCGCGAGATCGAACTCAAGGTTGCCGCGGAGGGGTGAAGCCGTGGACGAACGGGGTTGCGCCACGTAAGCACCGGGATAGATTTTTGTGATGGCATCGTATCCCGGCGCGGTGCCAATGCCGAGGAACACCCCTTCGTTGAATGCGGGATCACCGAGCTCGAGGCCGTAGATCGAGATGCGCCCGAGCGGGCTGGGCCAAGCCAGGTGGACGTCGTCAAACGTGGCGGTGGAGTAAGACGGGAAGTCCGGAAAATCCTGTGAGATATAGGCGGAACCGCTGGTGTCGGGCCGCTTTTCGTAAATCACCAGCCCGTAGGACGAGCACGCCGCGGCCGTGAGCGCCGCGATCAAAGACCTGTGCAGCATGTCGCTCACCTCGAAGCTCGTCGGGCGACTGCGCGGCTCGCTCGGGCTCAACGAGCCCGGGTGGTCGGGGCCGTTGGCGAGCACCCAAAAGCATACCGGCAGTGGCGAAGGCAGCCTGCCGGCGAAGCACGAAAGTGTGACAGGGCATCGCCGCAGACCCGAGATACAATAGCTCCAAGTCCGGTCAGTGGCCGGTGTCCAAAGGGGTAGAAGGCGCTCTCCGGTGCTCGCCCACCGCTATCGCGGTGAGCAGGTGGGACGGTTTATGGTCGAGCGAGTCGGATGCATCCCCGGGGGCGGAAACGCAGCGCCCCGTTGCCAGGCCCCTCTCCCTTGCCCGCCGATCCGCCGCCTCCCGACCGAAGGGGACGCGTGATGCGGACGGTGGACCAGGTCAACCCGGCCCGCATTCAGGCCCTCGAAGAGCGCCTCGCGGAACTGACGCTCAGGCTCGACAAGCTCGAGGCCCGCAGCTTCCTCCCCGAGCAGCCGTCGCTCGAACAAGAGGAAACCCACGACGCCCCGCCTGTCGGCGCGGAATACTGGATCGGCGCCCGGCTCCTGCCTCGCATGGGCGCCATCCTCATCATCCTCGCCGGCGCGTACGTGGCGATCTCTGAAACCGCCAAGAACGCCTCTGTCGACCGTGCCCTCCTCCTCGTCATCGAAGCGCTCTTCTGCCTGGGGTTTATTGCCGCGGGCGAGTGGAAGCGCGACGAGTCGGAAGGGTTCGGCAAGACGCTCTCTGCGATCGGCTCGTGCGGGCTCTACTTGACGGCGGCCGGCGGGCACTTCGCCTACCACATCCTGAGCGCGACCGGGATGGCGGCCGTGTTCGCCGTATTGGCGCTGCTGAACCACGCCTACGCGGTCTGGCGTATCACCCGGCTGTTCTTCTTCATCGGCGCGACCGGTGGCCTCGCCGCGATGCTGTTCCCCCTGGCCGAGAAGGACTACGGCACCAGCCTGGCGGTCTACGCGACGGTCACGATCGGCGGCGCGGTCGCCTGCGCGATGCGGCGCTGGCTGCTTTTGGCGTTCGTGGGCTGGCTGATGGGGCTGGCGATCCTCTTTCCGGTGATCGACTCGGCCTATCCGCGCTATAGCGTCCTGGCCGCCTTGTACGCCGGGTCGATGGCGTGCGTGTGGGCCTACGCCCGGTCGCACGTTGCCGAGGAGTACGATTTCGCGGCGGTCACCGCCGGAGTCATGGTGTTTGTCACCGGGGTGGTCGGCCTTGGCGTCCTCGGTGGCGCGGTCGGCATCGTCCACCTCCTCGTGTTCGCGGCCGTCGGCGCCGCGATCGCCCACCTCTTGACCAAGCGCAACCGGGCGGGCCGTTGCCTGCTGATCGGTAGCCTCGCGTGTGCGGCGATCCTCGTCCCACTGTGCCTGCCGATGCCGGCAAGCGGCTATGGCTTCATCACCGTCACCGCGCTCGCGCTGGTTTTGGGCGGCGTGATGGGGCGGAAGCTGGCCGCCGCCACTGCCGTCGTGGCCCTCGTCGTCGCCGGCCTGGCCTATCTTGTGGCGAGCTTCGCGGGAACGGTGCCCGGGGAGACGCCACTTCTGCTCGCGTTCTTGTTCGGGGTCGGCTTCGCCACCGCCACGCTCAAAGCCGCCGGCGTGGGCCACACGAGCTTCGCCGTCGCGGGCACGTGGTTGGTCTTGGGCCGCCTGTCCCACGTGCTATCCCCGGCCACGCAATCCCAATTGGAGGCCTTCTCGTTGCCGACGATCGTCTCCGTGGTCTTTGCGATCGCCCTCTTGCTGATGGGCTTCCGGCACAAATCGAGCGAGCTGCGAATGTGGAGCATCGCGGTGATGGTCGTGAGCGTGTTCCAGATTCTCGTGCTCGAGTCGGGCACCGCGGTGTGGTTCCGTTTGGCCGCCTT contains:
- the yliI gene encoding Aldose sugar dehydrogenase YliI — translated: MMTALLTLLVAIQNQPMEVSSSEGTLRVERLASLEYPWGMCYLPDGRLLITEKPGRLRMWTDGVLSAPIKGVPKVVYHDQGGLLDVERDPNFDQNQLIYLYFVEAASRQPGARDPWDPRIGPKPKRVDNTLKGGAVARAKLVGDRLEGLRVIWRQVPKTIGRGHFGGRIVFDGSDRLYITSGDRQRFTPAQNRKSSLGKVVRIASNGSIPVDNPWQGSDLWSVGHRNPLSAAIDPETGRLWIAEMGPLGGDELNVPTAKRNYGWPVVSNGDNYDRSPIPDHNTRPEFVQPVITWSPVISPSGMIFYRGDMFPAWKGDALIGGLSSMALVRVSIDGNQAKEAERIQLGRRIRDVIEADDGSLLLLVDAKRGGMLRLSRKP
- the iolG_4 gene encoding Inositol 2-dehydrogenase/D-chiro-inositol 3-dehydrogenase, coding for MENMELRIGVVGMGGFAIFACQQFEQVEGVRLAAYSETSREPQVRAGDRFNLGDPLTFEALLERSDVDLIYIGTPPSLHFDQALAALSAGKHVIVEKPLALTAEKASRLVQTARDKGLACVANQMQLYNPLVAQVKALIDRGLIGEPLFARFDNFACDEGLAPDHWFWNLDISGGIFLEHGVHFFDLFAHWFGEGEVVCASRNLRPDSGLEEQVECMARYGGVNAHFLHSFTQANRMDRQEFRILFERGDIVMEEWVPTRFRLEALVDDAEAKALIETFPGATFDVTTMYGGTDREFTARHKRHRATQRIVMHGGDREEKMHVYGRLLRSMIADQRAWIANPSNERLLTEDNGLRAVVMAERATQLAKG